The Castanea sativa cultivar Marrone di Chiusa Pesio chromosome 11, ASM4071231v1 genome contains a region encoding:
- the LOC142617571 gene encoding 3-hydroxyisobutyryl-CoA hydrolase 1-like isoform X1 has product MGGGAGASIHGRFRVATENSVFAMPETALGLFPDVGASYFLSRLPGFFGEYLGLTGTRLDGAEMLVCGLATHFVPSERLSLLEEALCKVDSSDPAIISAVINEYSKQPYIKEKSAYHRLNVIDRCFSRRTVEEIISALERVALNKKDDWISKTIQSLKRASPTSLKISLRSIRQGRLQGVGQCLVREYRIACHVMQGKLSKDPFEGFRAILLDKDKNPKWSPLNWSLLVTIWLTHTSL; this is encoded by the exons ATGGGAGGTGGGGCAGGGGCATCAATACATGGTAGATTCCGGGTTGCAACAGAAAATTCG GTCTTTGCAATGCCAGAAACAGCTTTGGGACTCTTCCCAGATGTGGGTGCCTCTTATTTCTTGTCAAGACTCCCTGGATTCTTTG GAGAATATCTTGGTCTTACGGGCACTAGGTTGGATGGTGCTGAAATGCTTGTATGTGGTCTTGCAACTCACTTTGTCCCCTCTGAG AGATTGTCTTTGTTGGAAGAAGCACTGTGCAAGGTAGATTCAAGTGATCCAGCCATAATCTCTGCAGTTATTAATGAGTACTCAAAGCAACcttatataaaagagaaaagtgCATATCACAG ATTGAATGTCATTGATAGGTGCTTTTCTCGAAGAACAGTGGAAGAAATTATATCTGCCCTT GAGAGAGTGGCCTTGAATAAGAAGGATGATTGGATCTCTAAAACAATCCAGTCATTGAAGAGAGCATCACCCACAAGCCTCAAAATTTCTCTGAGATCG ATTAGACAAGGACGGCTCCAAGGTGTTGGTCAATGTCTTGTTCGTGAGTATAGAATTGCTTGTCATGTCATGCAAGGAAAACTCAGCAAGGATCCCTTTGAG GGCTTCAGAGCCATACTATTGGATAAGGATAAGAACCCAAAG TGGAGCCCTCTAAATTGGAGCTTGTTAGTGACGATATGGTTGACTCATACTTCTCTATGA
- the LOC142617571 gene encoding 3-hydroxyisobutyryl-CoA hydrolase 1-like isoform X2, with product MGGGAGASIHGRFRVATENSVFAMPETALGLFPDVGASYFLSRLPGFFGEYLGLTGTRLDGAEMLVCGLATHFVPSERLSLLEEALCKVDSSDPAIISAVINEYSKQPYIKEKSAYHRLNVIDRCFSRRTVEEIISALERVALNKKDDWISKTIQSLKRASPTSLKISLRSIRQGRLQGVGQCLVREYRIACHVMQGKLSKDPFEGFRAILLDKDKNPK from the exons ATGGGAGGTGGGGCAGGGGCATCAATACATGGTAGATTCCGGGTTGCAACAGAAAATTCG GTCTTTGCAATGCCAGAAACAGCTTTGGGACTCTTCCCAGATGTGGGTGCCTCTTATTTCTTGTCAAGACTCCCTGGATTCTTTG GAGAATATCTTGGTCTTACGGGCACTAGGTTGGATGGTGCTGAAATGCTTGTATGTGGTCTTGCAACTCACTTTGTCCCCTCTGAG AGATTGTCTTTGTTGGAAGAAGCACTGTGCAAGGTAGATTCAAGTGATCCAGCCATAATCTCTGCAGTTATTAATGAGTACTCAAAGCAACcttatataaaagagaaaagtgCATATCACAG ATTGAATGTCATTGATAGGTGCTTTTCTCGAAGAACAGTGGAAGAAATTATATCTGCCCTT GAGAGAGTGGCCTTGAATAAGAAGGATGATTGGATCTCTAAAACAATCCAGTCATTGAAGAGAGCATCACCCACAAGCCTCAAAATTTCTCTGAGATCG ATTAGACAAGGACGGCTCCAAGGTGTTGGTCAATGTCTTGTTCGTGAGTATAGAATTGCTTGTCATGTCATGCAAGGAAAACTCAGCAAGGATCCCTTTGAG GGCTTCAGAGCCATACTATTGGATAAGGATAAGAACCCAAAG TGA